A genomic segment from Aegilops tauschii subsp. strangulata cultivar AL8/78 chromosome 1, Aet v6.0, whole genome shotgun sequence encodes:
- the LOC109782435 gene encoding 13S globulin seed storage protein — protein MAVDLTPRQPAKAYGGDGGAYYEWSPAELPMLGIASIGAAKLALAAGGMSLPSYSDSAKVAYVLQGKGTVGIVLPEATKEKVVAVKEGDALALPFGVVTWWHNTPESATELVVLFLGDTSKGHRPGQFTNFQLTGASGIFTGFSTEFVGRAWDLKEDDAAKLVSSQPASGIVKLTAGQKLPVPVDADRKDMALNCLEAKLDVDIPNGGRVVVLNTANLPLVKEVGLGADLVRIDAHSMCSPGFSCDSAYQVTYIVRGSGSVQVVGPDGKRVLETHIEGGSLFIVPRFHVVSKIADASGMEWFSIITTPNPIFSHLAGKTSVWKAISPEVLEASFNTTPEMEKLFRSKRLDSEIFFAPN, from the exons ATGGCGGTGGATCTGACCccgaggcagccggccaaggcctacggcggcgacggcggcgcctactacGAGTGGAGCCCGGCCGAGCTGCCCATGCTCGGCATCGCCTCCATCGGCGCCGCCAAGCTCGCGCTCGCCGCCGGCGGCATGTCGCTCCCCAGCTACTCCGACTCCGCCAAGGTCGCCTACGTCCTCCAAG gcaagggaACCGTTGGCATCGTCCTGCCTGAGGCCACCAAGGAGAAGGTGGTCGCCGTGAAGGAAGGCGACGCTCTGGCGCTCCCCTTCGGCGTGGTCACCTGGTGGCACAACACCCCTGAGTCTGCCACGGAGCTCGTCGTCCTCTTCCTCGGCGACACCTCCAAGGGCCACAGGCCCGGCCAGTTCACCAACTTCCAGCTCACCGGTGCCAGCGGCATCTTCACCGGCTTCTCCACTGAGTTCGTCGGCCGCGCCTGGGACCTCAAGGAGGACGATGCGGCCAAGCTCGTCTCCAGCCAGCCTGCGTCTGGCATTGTGAAGCTCACCGCTGGGCAGAAGCTCCCGGTGCCAGTCGATGCTGACCGCAAGGACATGGCGCTTAACTGCCTCGAGGCCAAGCTGGACGTGGACATCCCCAACGGCGGCCGCGTGGTGGTGCTCAACACCGCAAACCTGCCGCTGGTCAAGGAGGTCGGGCTCGGTGCCGACCTTGTGAGGATCGACGCCCACTCCATGTGCTCCCCAGGCTTCTCCTGTGACTCAGCGTACCAGGTGACCTACATCGTCCGTGGCAGCGGCAGCGTCCAGGTCGTTGGCCCCGACGGCAAGCGTGTGCTGGAGACCCACATTGAGGGTGGCAGCCTCTTCATCGTGCCCCGCTTCCACGTTGTGTCCAAGATCGCCGATGCCTCCGGCATGGAGTGGTTCTCCATCATCACGACCCCCAA CCCGATCTTCAGCCACCTTGCTGGGAAGACCTCGGTGTGGAAGGCCATCTCTCCGGAGGTGCTGGAGGCGTCGTTCAACACCACGCCGGAGATGGAGAAGCTCTTCCGGTCCAAGAGGCTGGACTCCGAGATTTTCTTCGCCCCCAACTAG